A part of Verrucomicrobium sp. genomic DNA contains:
- the ahcY gene encoding adenosylhomocysteinase, with product MSVSAPSKPAAKTSAPAQDFKVKDLSLADFGRKEITIAEHEMPGLMALRREHKGKQPLKGARIAGCLHMTIQTAVLIETLVDLGAEVRWSSCNIFSTQDHAAAAIAAAGIPVFAWKGMNAEEFDWCIEQTLRWPDGSGLNLILDDGGDLTNMVHDKYPELLAGIHGLSEETTTGVHRLAQRAKNGTLKLPAINVNDSCTKSKFDNLYGCRESFIDAVKRATDVMIAGKTVVVCGYGDVGKGCVQAARGLGARILVTEIDPINALQAAMEGYSVVTMEEAAKAGDIFVTCTGNVDVITRAHLDVMKHQAIVCNIGHFDSEVQVGSLFGDKALTHVNVKPLVDQFTWPNGKVVTVLAEGRLVNLGCATGHPSFVMSASFTNQTVAQLELWTARGTGKYKNELYVLPKTLDEKVARLHLDHLGAKLTQLTPAQAEYLGVPQEGPYKPDHYRY from the coding sequence ATGAGCGTCTCCGCCCCTTCCAAGCCCGCCGCCAAAACGTCCGCCCCCGCGCAGGACTTCAAGGTGAAGGACCTCTCCCTGGCCGACTTCGGCCGGAAGGAGATCACCATCGCCGAGCATGAGATGCCCGGCCTCATGGCCCTGCGCCGCGAGCACAAGGGGAAGCAGCCGCTCAAGGGCGCGCGCATCGCCGGGTGCCTCCACATGACCATCCAGACGGCGGTCCTCATTGAGACCCTCGTCGACCTGGGCGCGGAGGTGCGCTGGAGCTCCTGCAACATCTTCTCCACCCAGGACCACGCCGCCGCGGCCATCGCGGCGGCGGGCATCCCGGTCTTCGCCTGGAAGGGGATGAACGCGGAAGAGTTCGACTGGTGCATCGAGCAGACCCTGCGCTGGCCGGACGGCTCCGGCCTGAATCTGATCCTCGACGACGGCGGCGACCTGACCAACATGGTCCACGACAAGTATCCCGAGCTGCTCGCCGGGATCCACGGCCTGTCTGAGGAAACCACCACCGGCGTTCACCGCCTGGCCCAGCGCGCCAAGAACGGCACGCTCAAGCTCCCGGCCATCAACGTCAACGACTCCTGTACGAAGAGCAAGTTCGACAACCTCTACGGTTGCCGCGAGTCCTTCATCGACGCGGTAAAGCGCGCCACCGACGTGATGATCGCGGGAAAAACCGTGGTCGTCTGCGGCTACGGCGACGTGGGCAAGGGCTGCGTGCAGGCCGCCCGCGGCCTCGGCGCGCGCATCCTGGTGACGGAGATCGACCCCATCAACGCCCTCCAGGCCGCGATGGAGGGCTACTCCGTCGTCACCATGGAGGAAGCGGCCAAGGCGGGAGACATCTTCGTCACCTGCACGGGCAACGTCGACGTCATCACCCGCGCCCACCTGGACGTGATGAAGCACCAGGCCATCGTCTGCAACATCGGCCACTTCGACAGCGAGGTGCAGGTCGGCTCCCTCTTCGGGGACAAGGCCCTCACGCACGTCAACGTGAAGCCCCTCGTCGACCAGTTCACCTGGCCCAACGGCAAGGTCGTCACCGTCCTGGCCGAAGGCCGCCTGGTCAACCTGGGCTGCGCCACCGGCCACCCCAGCTTCGTCATGTCGGCCTCGTTCACGAATCAGACCGTCGCCCAGCTGGAGCTGTGGACCGCGCGCGGCACCGGCAAGTATAAGAACGAGCTCTACGTCCTGCCGAAGACCCTCGACGAGAAGGTCGCCCGCCTTCACCTGGACCACTTGGGCGCCAAGCTGACCCAGCTCACCCCCGCGCAGGCCGAATATCTGGGCGTGCCGCAGGAAGGCCCCTACAAGCCCGACCACTACCGCTACTAA
- a CDS encoding response regulator, with amino-acid sequence MEILVVDDSNIARRLTSQLLRSLGHRSDAAESAEEAISLVAKKGYDIIFLDLHMPGMGGLEAMAAILKKVRKNRPPPAVVALTAENSEAQRQACLAAGMAGFLTKPCRRDEMSRVIEACQKHEDVSAFRPGLRPAEGGWTHEPFLRAGTVEALKRLPGENGGSLLPEMIAALEKDTPKTARQIGVLLRARSWKAAREGLHKLIGNFEVIGSPRLAAFCRACSAHVKDAEGGKRGAGPAVRRLWNDFSNEFAALKDTLRRDG; translated from the coding sequence ATGGAAATCCTCGTCGTCGACGACAGCAACATCGCCCGCCGCCTGACTAGCCAGCTCCTGCGGAGCCTGGGCCACCGCTCCGACGCGGCGGAGAGCGCGGAGGAGGCCATTTCCCTCGTCGCCAAGAAAGGGTACGACATTATTTTTCTGGACCTGCACATGCCTGGCATGGGCGGCCTGGAGGCGATGGCCGCCATCCTCAAGAAGGTCCGCAAGAACCGCCCGCCGCCCGCCGTGGTGGCGCTCACGGCGGAGAATTCCGAGGCGCAGCGCCAGGCCTGCCTGGCCGCCGGAATGGCGGGCTTCCTCACCAAGCCCTGCCGCCGGGACGAGATGTCCCGCGTGATCGAGGCGTGCCAGAAACATGAGGACGTCTCCGCCTTCCGCCCCGGCCTCCGCCCGGCGGAGGGCGGCTGGACGCATGAGCCTTTCCTGCGCGCCGGTACGGTGGAGGCGCTCAAGCGTTTGCCGGGGGAGAACGGCGGCAGTCTCCTGCCGGAGATGATCGCCGCGCTGGAGAAGGACACGCCGAAGACCGCCCGGCAGATCGGCGTCCTCCTGCGCGCCCGCAGCTGGAAGGCGGCGCGGGAGGGCCTGCACAAGCTCATCGGCAATTTTGAGGTGATCGGCTCCCCCCGGCTGGCCGCCTTCTGCCGGGCCTGTTCCGCCCATGTGAAGGACGCGGAAGGCGGCAAGCGCGGCGCCGGGCCCGCCGTGCGCCGCCTGTGGAACGATTTTTCCAACGAGTTTGCCGCCCTGAAAGACACCTTGCGACGCGACGGCTGA
- the metK gene encoding methionine adenosyltransferase — protein sequence MSKSYIFSSESVTEGHPDKVCDTISDAILDACLKQDPSSRVACETLVKSNLVVVAGEITTKAELDYVSIVREAIREIGYTHEGESFHADKVHVLNALTRQSPDIAQGVNAQKAVGKKTAEQGAGDQGLMFGYACTETPELMPAPIVFAHRLGRRLAQLRKSGKVTWLRPDAKTQVSLEYKDGKPVRIDAIVVSTQHAEGVKHKEIEKFVIDEVIKKVIPAKFLDKKTRYFVNPTGRFVIGGPEGDSGLTGRKIIVDTYGGMGRHGGGAFSGKDPSKVDRSAAYFCRYVAKNVVAAGLAERVEVQVAYAIGYPEPVSIHVETFGTGRISNEKIERAIRKTFSFKPANIIKHLKLLRPIYSKSTNYGHFGRTTDLESLTWEKTDAVRALQQAAGWTAGLPLAKAAKKKKSPTRK from the coding sequence ATGAGCAAATCGTATATCTTTTCCTCCGAGTCGGTGACCGAAGGGCACCCCGACAAAGTCTGCGACACCATTTCCGATGCCATCCTCGACGCCTGCCTCAAGCAGGACCCGTCCAGCCGCGTCGCCTGCGAGACTCTGGTGAAGAGCAACCTCGTCGTCGTCGCCGGGGAAATCACGACCAAGGCCGAGCTCGACTACGTGAGCATCGTCCGCGAGGCGATCCGCGAGATCGGCTACACCCATGAGGGCGAGTCCTTCCACGCGGACAAGGTCCACGTCCTCAACGCGCTGACCCGCCAGAGCCCGGACATCGCCCAGGGCGTCAACGCCCAGAAGGCCGTGGGGAAGAAGACCGCCGAACAGGGCGCCGGCGACCAGGGCCTCATGTTCGGCTACGCCTGCACGGAGACGCCGGAGCTGATGCCCGCGCCGATCGTCTTCGCCCACCGTCTGGGCCGCCGCCTGGCCCAGCTGCGCAAGAGCGGCAAGGTCACCTGGCTGCGCCCCGACGCCAAGACCCAGGTCTCCCTGGAATACAAGGACGGCAAGCCCGTCCGCATCGACGCCATCGTCGTCTCCACCCAGCACGCCGAGGGCGTGAAGCACAAGGAGATCGAGAAATTCGTCATCGACGAGGTCATCAAGAAGGTCATCCCGGCCAAGTTCTTGGACAAAAAGACCCGCTACTTCGTCAATCCCACGGGCCGCTTCGTCATCGGCGGCCCGGAGGGCGACTCCGGCCTGACCGGCCGCAAGATCATCGTCGACACCTACGGCGGCATGGGCCGCCACGGCGGCGGCGCCTTCAGCGGGAAGGACCCGTCCAAGGTCGACCGCAGCGCGGCCTACTTCTGCCGCTACGTGGCGAAGAACGTCGTGGCCGCCGGGCTGGCGGAGCGCGTCGAGGTGCAGGTGGCCTACGCCATCGGCTACCCGGAGCCCGTCTCCATCCACGTCGAGACCTTCGGGACCGGCAGGATCTCCAACGAGAAGATCGAGCGCGCCATCCGCAAGACCTTCAGCTTCAAGCCGGCCAACATCATCAAGCACCTCAAGCTCCTGCGCCCCATCTACAGCAAGAGCACGAACTACGGCCACTTCGGCCGCACGACAGACCTGGAGAGCCTGACCTGGGAAAAGACCGATGCGGTCCGCGCCCTGCAGCAGGCCGCCGGCTGGACGGCGGGCCTTCCCCTGGCCAAGGCCGCGAAGAAGAAGAAGTCTCCCACCCGCAAGTAA
- a CDS encoding metalloregulator ArsR/SmtB family transcription factor has translation MPTKRPPAASSTGLRQLWAALGDSSRLRLLSLLKEEELSVAELQQILRLSQPTISNHLATLRKTGLVKPRREGQRIYYTLAPEPAPAAARVLETALLLLEENGDAAGDAAALREILQKRRRAAQDYFNRVAGRLERAACPGRTWSAVGPLLAQLVPDKVIADLGAGEGWLSQLLARRAERVIAIDNSPKMIEFATNEIKNKNIANLEYRLGDLTDPPIAARSVDIAIMSQALHHAANPAEAIQATARLLKKGGLFLILDLNQHHFDKARELYGDLWLGFSETDLRIWLKKAGFTQIDVQLLDPDAEPPHLQPLLASAQIGR, from the coding sequence GTGCCCACGAAACGCCCCCCCGCCGCCTCCTCCACCGGCCTGCGCCAGCTCTGGGCCGCCCTGGGCGATTCCAGCCGCCTGCGCCTCCTCTCCTTACTGAAGGAGGAGGAGCTTTCCGTCGCGGAGCTGCAGCAGATCCTCCGCCTGAGCCAGCCCACCATTTCCAACCACCTGGCCACCCTGCGCAAGACCGGCCTGGTGAAGCCCCGCCGGGAAGGGCAGCGCATTTATTACACTCTGGCCCCGGAGCCCGCCCCCGCCGCCGCGCGGGTGCTGGAGACGGCCCTCCTCCTCCTGGAGGAAAACGGGGACGCCGCCGGGGACGCCGCCGCCCTGCGGGAAATCCTGCAAAAGCGCCGCCGGGCCGCGCAGGACTATTTCAACCGCGTGGCGGGCCGCCTGGAGCGCGCCGCCTGTCCGGGCCGGACGTGGAGCGCCGTGGGCCCCCTGCTGGCCCAGCTGGTGCCGGACAAGGTCATCGCCGACCTGGGCGCGGGCGAGGGCTGGCTCTCCCAGCTCCTGGCGCGGCGCGCGGAGCGGGTCATCGCCATCGACAACTCGCCGAAGATGATCGAGTTCGCCACCAACGAGATCAAAAACAAGAACATCGCCAACCTGGAATACCGCCTGGGCGACCTGACCGACCCGCCGATCGCCGCGCGCAGCGTCGACATCGCCATCATGAGCCAGGCCCTCCACCACGCCGCCAATCCGGCGGAGGCGATCCAGGCCACCGCCCGCCTGCTCAAAAAAGGCGGCCTCTTCCTCATCCTGGACCTGAACCAGCACCACTTCGACAAGGCGCGGGAGCTTTACGGCGACCTCTGGCTCGGCTTCAGCGAGACCGACCTCCGCATCTGGCTCAAGAAAGCGGGCTTCACCCAGATCGACGTCCAGCTCCTGGATCCCGACGCGGAGCCGCCCCACCTCCAGCCCCTGCTGGCCAGCGCGCAGATCGGGCGCTGA
- a CDS encoding acetolactate synthase — protein sequence MAIETEQDLHDSAIRQFSVFMENKAGRLLDLVKLLGESQVHIVALTILDSIDASIVRLVVDDPARARGVLLEHAIAFTESSLVVVELPSSAEDLGSVLSALLQAECNIYFSYSFLTRPRGKAALAFHVDDDDVAKSVLAQNHFKILTQRDISR from the coding sequence GTGGCCATTGAGACTGAACAAGATCTGCACGACAGCGCGATCCGCCAATTCTCCGTTTTCATGGAGAACAAGGCGGGGCGGCTCCTCGACCTCGTCAAACTCCTGGGCGAAAGCCAGGTCCATATCGTCGCGCTGACGATCTTGGACAGCATCGACGCCTCCATCGTCCGCCTCGTCGTCGACGATCCGGCCCGCGCCCGCGGCGTGCTGCTGGAACACGCCATCGCCTTCACGGAATCGTCCCTCGTCGTCGTCGAGCTGCCCAGCAGCGCCGAGGACCTGGGCAGCGTCCTCTCCGCCCTCCTCCAGGCGGAGTGCAACATCTACTTCAGCTACTCCTTCCTGACCCGCCCGCGCGGCAAGGCGGCCCTGGCCTTCCACGTCGACGACGACGACGTGGCCAAGAGCGTCCTGGCCCAGAACCACTTCAAGATCCTCACCCAGCGGGACATTAGCCGCTAA
- a CDS encoding RNA polymerase sigma factor yields MQKEELLPRLAAARNGDLTAQEAIILCYQQRIAGFIFSLTGETAVIEDLAQQVFLKMLRGLHQLKDSERFEAWLFRLARNVCLTHLRRERWRRRFVPFLSHHDTPAEEPPPAEESSRADWLRSAILSLPPEQRELLALSQAGDLSYEDLARLTGSSVSSVKSRLFRARKSLKAQKPHET; encoded by the coding sequence ATGCAAAAAGAGGAGCTGCTGCCCCGTCTTGCCGCGGCCCGCAACGGCGACCTGACTGCCCAGGAAGCCATCATCCTATGCTACCAGCAACGGATTGCTGGATTCATTTTCTCCCTCACCGGGGAAACGGCGGTCATCGAGGACCTCGCCCAGCAGGTCTTTCTCAAGATGCTGCGGGGACTGCATCAGTTGAAGGACTCCGAGCGGTTCGAGGCCTGGCTCTTCCGCCTGGCCCGCAACGTCTGCCTGACCCACCTGCGCAGGGAAAGGTGGCGGCGCCGCTTCGTGCCCTTCCTCTCCCACCACGACACGCCCGCGGAGGAGCCTCCCCCCGCGGAAGAAAGCTCCCGCGCGGACTGGCTGCGCTCCGCCATCCTCTCCCTCCCGCCGGAACAGCGGGAGCTGCTGGCCCTCAGCCAGGCAGGGGATCTCAGCTACGAAGACCTGGCGCGCCTGACCGGCAGCTCCGTCAGCTCCGTGAAATCGCGCCTATTCCGCGCGCGCAAAAGCCTCAAAGCCCAAAAACCCCATGAAACATGA
- the plsY gene encoding glycerol-3-phosphate 1-O-acyltransferase PlsY, producing MTPDSATSSLNGAIAISFLSGSVPYGYLIGKLKRVDLRQHGSKNIGATNVWRVLGWKWGLLAFTLDFLKGFVPVALLRHSLGTMASAPGGQWILVLAALAAVLGHVFTPWLNFRGGKGVATSAGVLAAMLPAAFNVVLGTWVLFFAATRIVSLSSIMAAVILPVATHFLYPGQKLFLIFSLAAALLTVVRHSANIRRLLRGEEKPIVPKKKKP from the coding sequence ATGACCCCGGATTCGGCCACGTCCTCCCTCAATGGCGCGATCGCCATCTCCTTCCTCTCCGGTTCCGTCCCGTACGGCTACCTGATCGGGAAGCTCAAGCGCGTCGACCTCCGCCAGCACGGCAGCAAGAACATCGGCGCCACCAACGTCTGGCGCGTCCTGGGGTGGAAGTGGGGGCTGCTCGCCTTCACCCTCGATTTCCTGAAGGGATTCGTCCCCGTCGCCCTCCTGCGCCACTCCCTCGGCACGATGGCCTCCGCTCCCGGGGGGCAGTGGATCCTCGTCCTGGCCGCCCTGGCCGCCGTGCTGGGGCACGTCTTCACCCCCTGGCTCAACTTCCGGGGCGGAAAGGGCGTGGCCACCTCCGCGGGCGTCCTGGCCGCCATGCTGCCGGCGGCCTTCAACGTCGTCCTCGGCACCTGGGTCCTTTTCTTCGCCGCCACGCGGATCGTCTCCCTCTCCTCCATCATGGCGGCAGTCATCCTGCCGGTGGCCACCCACTTCCTCTATCCCGGACAGAAGCTCTTCCTTATCTTCTCCCTGGCGGCGGCCCTGCTCACCGTCGTGCGCCATAGCGCCAATATCCGGCGCCTCCTCCGCGGGGAGGAAAAGCCGATCGTCCCCAAGAAAAAGAAGCCGTGA
- a CDS encoding M24 family metallopeptidase, giving the protein MEEVVSFIRPGMREKDVAEKARALFLERGVASFWYHGIAARVLAGPRSLLSGSGRDYQPAEIPIGEEDFLTVDLTPEKEGVWGDYARSIFVREGRASLTADPAQEEAHAGAALEVFLHQRLRETARPGMTVDALCADMNGVIAARGFRNLDFKGNLGHSIERDLKGRRFLERGNALPLGELGLFTFEPHLCREGGAKGLKHEDMYYFSGDRLLAV; this is encoded by the coding sequence ATGGAGGAGGTGGTGTCTTTTATCCGGCCCGGGATGAGGGAAAAGGACGTGGCTGAAAAAGCCCGCGCCTTGTTTCTGGAACGGGGCGTGGCCTCTTTTTGGTATCACGGAATCGCCGCCCGCGTCTTGGCCGGGCCCCGGAGCCTGCTTTCCGGCTCGGGCCGCGATTACCAGCCCGCGGAAATCCCGATCGGGGAGGAGGATTTCCTCACCGTCGACCTGACGCCGGAAAAGGAGGGCGTCTGGGGGGATTACGCGCGCTCCATCTTCGTCCGGGAGGGCCGGGCCTCCCTGACGGCCGATCCCGCCCAGGAAGAGGCGCACGCGGGGGCCGCGCTGGAGGTCTTTTTGCACCAACGCCTGCGGGAGACGGCGCGGCCCGGGATGACGGTCGACGCGCTTTGCGCGGACATGAACGGGGTGATCGCCGCGCGCGGCTTCCGCAACCTCGATTTCAAGGGAAACCTGGGCCACTCGATCGAGCGGGATCTAAAGGGCCGCCGGTTCCTGGAGCGGGGCAATGCGCTGCCGCTGGGCGAATTGGGGCTGTTCACCTTCGAGCCCCATCTTTGCCGCGAAGGCGGCGCAAAGGGGCTGAAGCACGAGGATATGTATTACTTTTCCGGCGACCGCCTCTTGGCGGTGTGA
- a CDS encoding response regulator transcription factor, with amino-acid sequence MGTKNAESSKAAQPKKTRVLVVDDQTMLRQLIVAVLKPLENFTVVGEASDGEEALKLCQELQPDMLVLDVILPKIPGAEVLRRVMPQRPTLRVLAISAHDDPAMLKEMLACGAHGFVEKSAPLETFSEALREVSSGKTFFGPRITEVLREHLVNPQHDRPHLTAREREIIQLVAQGLSSKEIAAQLHVSSRTVENHRANIMNKLNIRDAVGLTRYAIKAGFVSPA; translated from the coding sequence ATGGGCACCAAAAACGCGGAATCATCCAAAGCAGCGCAGCCCAAAAAGACGCGCGTACTGGTCGTCGACGACCAGACCATGCTCCGGCAGCTCATCGTCGCCGTCCTCAAGCCCCTGGAAAACTTCACCGTCGTCGGCGAGGCCAGCGACGGCGAGGAAGCCCTCAAGCTCTGCCAGGAACTCCAGCCGGACATGCTGGTCCTGGACGTCATCCTGCCGAAGATCCCCGGCGCGGAAGTCCTCCGCCGCGTCATGCCGCAGCGCCCCACCCTGCGCGTGCTGGCCATCTCCGCCCACGACGACCCGGCCATGCTCAAGGAAATGCTGGCCTGCGGCGCCCACGGCTTCGTCGAAAAAAGCGCCCCCCTGGAAACCTTCAGCGAGGCCCTGCGCGAGGTTTCCAGCGGCAAGACCTTCTTCGGTCCCCGCATCACGGAAGTCCTCCGCGAGCACCTGGTCAACCCCCAGCACGACCGCCCGCACCTCACCGCGCGGGAACGGGAGATCATTCAGCTGGTCGCCCAGGGACTTTCGTCGAAGGAAATCGCCGCGCAACTCCATGTCAGCTCCCGGACGGTGGAAAACCACCGCGCCAACATCATGAACAAGCTGAACATCCGGGACGCCGTCGGCCTGACCCGCTACGCGATCAAGGCGGGCTTCGTCTCCCCGGCCTGA
- a CDS encoding lycopene cyclase domain-containing protein, whose protein sequence is MTYFRFHLLFNLPPTLLLLGLAGGAWHLSSLAAVLAVVLLFTSPWDNAAARRGIWGFDPAKSGRKIGWLPWEEYLFFLWQSVNVIGTVAWLFKAFPGLRCGLPTPVGKGTGIGLAVLIVLWLAAGRLRCVPRWNYARHLLYWFLPVLAAQWIVAPALLAALGPVLAAAGLFWGTYLSLADWVAVRAGVWHFDAAQISGWKVRGLPVEEIAFFYLTSLLVAQSYLLLLPASLR, encoded by the coding sequence GTGACCTATTTCCGGTTCCATCTTCTCTTCAACCTGCCGCCCACCCTGCTCCTCCTGGGGCTGGCGGGCGGCGCGTGGCATCTCTCCTCTCTGGCGGCGGTCCTCGCCGTCGTCCTCCTCTTCACCTCCCCGTGGGACAACGCGGCGGCGCGGCGCGGCATCTGGGGCTTCGACCCGGCGAAGAGCGGACGGAAGATCGGCTGGCTGCCGTGGGAGGAATACCTCTTCTTCCTGTGGCAGAGCGTCAACGTGATCGGCACCGTCGCGTGGCTGTTCAAGGCCTTTCCCGGCTTGCGCTGCGGCCTCCCCACGCCGGTGGGGAAGGGGACCGGGATCGGCCTGGCGGTCCTCATCGTCCTGTGGCTCGCGGCGGGACGGCTCCGCTGCGTGCCGCGCTGGAATTACGCGCGGCATCTTCTCTATTGGTTCCTGCCGGTTCTGGCCGCGCAATGGATCGTTGCCCCCGCGCTTTTGGCCGCGCTGGGGCCGGTGCTGGCGGCGGCGGGGCTTTTCTGGGGGACCTATCTCTCCCTGGCCGATTGGGTTGCCGTCCGCGCGGGCGTCTGGCATTTCGACGCGGCGCAGATCTCCGGCTGGAAGGTGCGGGGGCTGCCGGTGGAGGAGATCGCGTTCTTCTACCTCACCTCGCTCCTGGTGGCGCAGAGCTACCTGCTCCTGCTCCCCGCGTCCCTGCGCTGA
- a CDS encoding NAD(P)-dependent alcohol dehydrogenase, with the protein MYTVKAYSAKSPASPLAPYTLQRRDPLPHDIQMEVLYCGVCHSDLHQVRNEWADWNPTEYDCVPGHEIVGKVTKVGDKVSKFKVGDYAAVGCMVDSCKSCVNCKDGFEQYCAEGATFTYNSPDKVSGGHTYGGYSNGLTVTESFALRVAPSLAEKNLAAVAPLLCAGITTYSPLRHWKVGPGQKVGIIGLGGLGHMGVKFAAAFGAHVVMITTSPGKGADAERLGAKEVLVSKDPEQMKKHAGTFDFLLDTVAAEHDLSAYLSLLKRDGTMTMVGIPDKPLPIHTVTLAFPRRQLAGSVIGGIPETQEMLDFCAEKGIFSDIELIPIDKINEAYERLLKSDVKYRFVIDMKTV; encoded by the coding sequence ATGTATACCGTTAAGGCTTATTCCGCGAAAAGTCCTGCATCTCCCCTGGCTCCCTACACGCTGCAGCGCCGCGATCCGCTGCCGCACGACATCCAGATGGAGGTTCTCTACTGCGGCGTCTGCCACTCCGACCTGCACCAGGTCCGCAACGAGTGGGCCGACTGGAACCCGACGGAGTATGACTGCGTTCCCGGCCACGAGATCGTCGGCAAGGTGACGAAGGTCGGCGACAAGGTGAGCAAGTTCAAGGTGGGCGACTACGCCGCCGTCGGCTGCATGGTCGACTCCTGTAAAAGCTGCGTGAACTGCAAGGACGGCTTCGAGCAGTATTGCGCGGAAGGCGCCACCTTCACCTACAACAGCCCGGACAAGGTCTCCGGCGGCCATACCTACGGCGGCTATTCCAACGGCCTGACGGTCACCGAGTCCTTCGCTTTGCGCGTCGCGCCCAGCCTGGCGGAGAAGAACCTGGCCGCCGTCGCTCCTCTGCTTTGCGCGGGCATCACCACCTACTCCCCCCTGCGCCACTGGAAGGTGGGTCCGGGCCAGAAAGTCGGCATCATCGGCCTGGGCGGCCTGGGCCACATGGGGGTGAAATTCGCCGCCGCCTTCGGCGCGCATGTGGTCATGATCACCACCTCCCCCGGCAAGGGCGCCGACGCCGAGCGCCTGGGCGCCAAGGAGGTCCTGGTCTCCAAGGATCCGGAGCAGATGAAGAAGCACGCGGGCACCTTCGACTTCCTCCTGGACACCGTCGCCGCGGAGCACGATCTGAGCGCCTATCTCTCCCTCCTCAAGCGGGACGGGACGATGACCATGGTCGGCATCCCGGACAAGCCGCTGCCCATCCACACGGTGACCCTGGCCTTCCCGCGCCGCCAGCTGGCGGGCTCCGTCATCGGGGGCATCCCGGAGACCCAGGAGATGCTCGATTTCTGCGCGGAGAAGGGAATCTTCTCCGACATCGAGCTGATCCCCATCGACAAGATCAACGAAGCTTACGAGCGCCTGCTGAAGAGCGACGTGAAGTACCGCTTCGTGATCGACATGAAGACCGTCTAA
- a CDS encoding polyprenyl synthetase family protein yields MNLSQYWKARQKEVESALNKLLPAEKVRPATIHRAMRYSIFAGGKRLRPILTLAAAEAVDPKKYRASLPLACAVECIHTYSLIHDDLPSMDNDDLRRGKPTSHKVFGEGMAILAGDALLTHAFWMVTEAPAARRYTQGDYVRELAYVSGSQALVAGQVADIEGEGKKLSLPDLKYVHANKTGALIAGSLRLGAMAANATPKQLADITKFGQALGLAFQIIDDILDVTQTSEKLGKSAGKDLKAQKSTYPALLGMEKAQKEAARVTAEAHKAADKFGKRGETLHAIADFMLQREN; encoded by the coding sequence ATGAATCTGTCTCAGTATTGGAAGGCGCGTCAGAAGGAAGTCGAGAGCGCCCTCAACAAGCTCCTCCCCGCGGAGAAGGTCCGCCCCGCCACCATCCACCGGGCGATGCGCTACAGCATCTTCGCGGGCGGCAAGCGGCTGCGCCCCATCCTGACCCTGGCGGCGGCCGAGGCCGTCGACCCCAAGAAATACCGCGCCTCTCTGCCCCTGGCCTGCGCCGTGGAGTGCATCCACACCTATTCCCTGATCCATGACGACCTCCCGTCGATGGACAACGACGACCTGCGCCGCGGCAAGCCGACCTCCCACAAGGTCTTCGGGGAGGGGATGGCGATCCTGGCGGGCGACGCCCTGCTGACCCACGCCTTCTGGATGGTCACGGAGGCTCCCGCCGCGCGCCGCTATACCCAGGGCGACTATGTCCGGGAGCTGGCCTACGTCTCCGGCAGCCAGGCCCTGGTCGCCGGCCAGGTGGCGGACATCGAGGGGGAGGGAAAGAAGCTCTCCCTGCCCGATTTGAAATATGTCCACGCCAACAAGACCGGCGCGCTCATCGCGGGCTCGCTCCGTCTCGGCGCCATGGCGGCCAACGCCACGCCGAAGCAGCTGGCCGACATCACGAAGTTCGGCCAGGCCCTCGGCCTCGCCTTCCAGATCATCGACGACATTCTCGACGTGACCCAGACTTCCGAGAAGCTCGGCAAGAGCGCCGGAAAGGATCTGAAGGCGCAGAAGTCGACCTATCCGGCCCTCTTGGGCATGGAGAAGGCCCAGAAAGAGGCCGCGCGCGTCACCGCCGAAGCCCACAAGGCCGCCGACAAGTTCGGCAAGCGCGGGGAGACGCTCCACGCCATCGCCGACTTCATGCTCCAGCGGGAGAATTAG